The genomic interval GGCCCGCAAAGAGGCGCGCGCGCGCAAGCTGCTGGCCACCATCGACAGCTTTAAAACCACCGCCAGCAACGCCATCGGCGATGTAGCCGGCCAGGCAAAAGAACTTGACGATGCCGCCGAGCGCATGCGTGAAATGGTGGGAACCGCCAGCAAGGACTCCAAGAGCGTGGCGGAGTTTTCCGAGCAGACCAGCGGAAACGTGAATGCGGTTGCCGCCGCCGCCGAGCAGATGAGCGCCTCGGTGCGCGAAATCGCCTCGCAGGTGTCCCGCTCCACACAGGCTGTTGAACAGGCCGTTTCAAGCACCACGGCCGCTGACAGCGCCGCCAAAACACTGGCCGAAGCCAGCCAGGCCATTGGCGATATTGTGCAGCTGATTCAGGATATCGCCAACCAGATCAACCTGCTGGCGCTGAATGCCACCATCGAGTCCGCCCGTGCAGGCGAATATGGCAAGGGCTTTGCCGTGGTGGCGTCGGAAGTGAAAAACCTGGCCCAGCAGACCACCAAAGCCACCGAGGATGTCGCCGCTCAGATCGAGCGCATTCAGGGCGTGGCGACCGATGTGGTAGGCTCGATGGACAAAATCAAAACCTCCATCAATCAGGTGAGCCAGTATGCCAGCGGCATTGCGAGTGCGATCGAAGAACAGTCCGCCGTGACGAATGAGATTTCGCGCAACATGATGGTGGCGTCTACCGGGGTTAAGCAGATCACCGACAATATCAGCCATATCAGCGATATGAATAACAGCGCTTATGACACCACGCAGGAAGTGCAGCGTTCCGCCAGTGTTCTGTCGGACCATGCAAGCCAGCTGAAGGAAGAAATCGGCAACTTCATCAAGGAAGTTTCCGGCGCTTAATTCGTCATATGCGTCAGGCGCATGGCTGATTTGCCGCGCACAACTGACGGTTTCATCACGCCGTCATATTACACCGGCATATTGCCCTCATTGAATGGAGGGCGTCATGGCCAATGTGATGATTATCGATGATGAGCAAGCCAAGTTGCTGGAGCTCTCGAAACGACTGAAAGCCGCCGATGAATCGCTGACGATTATTCAGCGCTGCGTGCGCAGCCATGAGGATGTGCTCAAAGTTGTTGAGGAGATTCTCCAGGGGCATACGCTGGATGACCAGCCGGTAAACAAGTATTCCGATGAGAACCGCTCCAAAACAGGTTTGACCATTGACGCGATTTTCAGCGATGTTGATACGAAACTGGACGAAAAAAGCAGCGGCGGTTTTGTTACTCCCACCATCCTAACGCTGCTGGACATGAAAGCGGGCTATCTTCTGATCAAAGCCGCCGTTGCCGCTAATATCCCCGTTGCGGCGCATACCACTGTCCCTACCCCTCGAACTGATTTCTATGATTTTGACGAATTCTTCGAAGGGATGGAAGGCACGGCGGACAAAAGTGGAGCGCGGGCATTTCTCGAAATGGAATCTCTGGCAGGCGTATATATTCCCGACGATCTGGCCGTCATTGAAAAGGGCCATGCCGAACAGGCGCGCAGCTGGCTGAAGGACGTTCTGCCCGCCGGGATTTAAAGCCAGCTTCTTCACGTCATCCTTGAAGCCTGGAATGGTCGGGCGTATGATTCCTCCATGTGTCGTGGAGGGATGCTATGAAAATCTTATGGGCCATATTGCCGGTTTTTATTGTTGCCAGCGGCGCGCTGGCAGCACCCCTTCCCCCCGCTTCAGGCCAGGGAATGCCAGATAACCCCCCCCCTCTCAGCCATGAGGCGCGCATTAAGCTGGAAGAAAAATCCAGCGAGGATGCCTCCCCCGATGCCATCAACCAAAGCGAAGCGGAAAAGCTAGAGAAGCTGGCTCCGGCTGCCGGTCAGGCCGCTGGCTCCAAAGCCGACCCATTGCTGGATATACGCCCGCTGCTTGAGCAATAAGATTCTTCGCGTTGACATGCTGCATGCTTTTTAAGCACGCCATCGCCTAATCCCCCTTAGCGCTTCGGCTTATACGGCCTGGTAGAAGCGCCAATATACAGCCTTGGCTCCGCTTGACCTCTGCCCATTGTCGCGCACAATCGGTCAACCCTGGGTTGGATTTATAGGCTTGATTCCATCAATTTTTAGTAGTATGCAGTGCTGGTTTGAAACAAATCACCCAGATTTGTACCAATAGAGAACAGGGGGGTCAACAACATGGAACTGGCTGAATATATTGCCGAAACCAACGATTGCTTCTCTGATAACGACTTGTTTGAGAAACTTCAGGCCTTTGTGAAGCCATTCGGCTTGGATAGCTTGATTTTCTGCCTTATGACCAACCATCCCTCCATCGGCGAACGCGCCAAACACGGAAAAATTGTGGGCTATCCACAGGACTGGATGAAGTTTTATCAGGAACAGAATTACGAGCTCGTAGACCCTATCCGCAAGGAGGTCATGAAAACGCAGCGTGTTTTCACCTGGAGGGAGGCAGACAAGCTCCAGCCCTTCAACCGTCATGAGCGCACCATGATGAGCGAGGCGCGGGAAGCGGGTCTGCGAGATGGCATCGCCGTGTCTCTGCAAAACAGCTACAACGAGATTGTCGCGTTCGGCTTTGCAAGCCAATCCGGCGGGGTGGATGTTTCCCCCAACCTGCTGAGCGCGCTAAAGCTGGCATCGGTTCAATTTTACGATGTCTACCAAAGCCTGAAACGCAAAAACAGCGAGCAGCCACCCAGGATTTACCTGACCGAGCGCGAGGCCGAGGTGCTGAAATGGAGCGCGGCCGGCAAAAGCCGCTCGGCCATTTCCGAAATTCTCGATATTTCCGAAAATACCGTGAATTATCACCTAAAGCGGTGCTTCACGAAACTGAACGCCAACTCCAACACGCTGGCCGTGCTGAAAGCGGTGCGGCTTGGGTTGCTGGACCAGAGCCATACGCCGAATATCCATTCTTATTGAGGCACTCCGAACCTGCACGGCGTTAACCTTTCCCTACCAAGGTTGGTAGGTTCGCCAATTGTAATAAAACCTATCCTTGCCCGGCATTCCTGCTGGGAGATGGTTCGTGATTTTCGGCTTTTCGGAATTAAGCTGCAACCCGTTATATCCGCGTTACCTTGCCTTTCGGCATCAGGTGTTCAATGAATTGCTTCAGTATCATCTGACCGGAAACCCGGTGTATCTTTTTCATGCTTACGGCGCCGCCCGGGATGATCAGAACATGGAAGGGTTCGGCGTTGAGTATGATGATTACGACATTCCCAAAACCCTGCATCTGGCCTTTGTGGATGCCTCGGAACGTTCATCGCTGGAGTCCTTTTTTCCTCATATCCAAACGCAGGGGCATGAAGGAACCGTGCGAGGCTGCCTGAGGTTTCTGCCGACCGACGGGCCCTACATGATCAAGGATAATATTGAGCGCGGTGTGTGGAAACATGTCAGGCTGCTTGAGGATCTTCCGGCCCAGGCCAATATTTACGAGGCGTCGCGCATTGCGGTGGACCCTCGGCTTGGCCGCGATAACGCGATGCGCGAAACCGTCCTCGACAACCTGGTTTACAATAATGTGGAACTGGCGGTGCGGCTGAATGTGCCGAAGATGGTGGGCATCATGTATGACCGCGTGTGGACCAGCGTGTATCGCAACCGCGGGGTGCCCATCCGCTATCTGAGCGAGCCCTTCCATGTGGATGACGGCCCGCCCATCATCATCGGTGAAATCATCACCACCGGCGATGTGCTGGATGATTTAAACCGTCTTTATTCCGACCGGATTGAACAGGGGCTGATCCGCCCTGCAACGATTGACCCGGGCACGCTGACGGCGCACCAGAAGCTTGTGCAGCGGCATTATGACACATACGAGCCCCTGCCCAGAGAGACCGTATGACCGCCGCCGCTGTGTCTTCCATCGCCTCGTCCTCATCATCTTCCAGCCATGGAGACAGGCTGGGCAAAATTCAGGTGCTGGTGATGGACAGCAGCGAAACCATCACCGAGCTTTTCAAGGATATTCTCCAGACACTCGGCTTTTCCAAAATCTATATTGCTCATGACGGACAGAAGGGCGCCGAACTGCTCAAAACCATGCGCATCGACCTTATCATCACGGACTGGGAGTTACGCATCAGCCGCAATGTCCATAACGGGCAAAGCCAGCTTGTCTCGATCAACGGCGTGAATTTTGTGCGGAGCATTCGCTTTTCCGGAAAATTTCCGCTCTTATGCGTTCCCGTGATTATGCTGATGGACGAGGTGACCGGCAAAAAAGTGGAGGGCGCGCGGGATTCAGGCGTGAATGAGATTGTGGTGAAACCGCTTAATGCCGAAG from bacterium carries:
- a CDS encoding response regulator, which encodes MTAAAVSSIASSSSSSSHGDRLGKIQVLVMDSSETITELFKDILQTLGFSKIYIAHDGQKGAELLKTMRIDLIITDWELRISRNVHNGQSQLVSINGVNFVRSIRFSGKFPLLCVPVIMLMDEVTGKKVEGARDSGVNEIVVKPLNAEELCSRIMAVIDHPRHFVTAMTYKGPCRRRKKNTVPVQEDRRKTEVRIIKYDELQRRSL